A single window of Martelella sp. NC20 DNA harbors:
- a CDS encoding sigma-54-dependent Fis family transcriptional regulator — MVKKKEWEDFMAVGRVPSGMRHDILASWKRSVRHAVADRTRAPIVNEDELEGRRMRARRLGSAARNALNRAGSLLIGTRDILLLSDDAGVVIDAVGDPHTLARARENHLHTGGRWIEEAIGTNAIGTALHLGLPTLIQEAEHFCEAIQRWNCAATPITDPATGRILGVIDISWPGEIRQSNALALSSALALQMETELTLMLDHERGVLLEHSHVRRMHHGRGPMLILDRNGANVFATDDLAHMSDDIDLGDLRSRLPSLINQPAGQIGEALAECLPGADVEVITNRDDPIGVLIALRSSRLRAAAARPAGMELSQIASAGDTSAELCAQARRLAETGISILIEGETGTGKSFLAEAIHAASALSNEPFEMIDCARLTEETLRDYVTPDHHRARVGTLCLNSPGATPATLQKLLLTLVEKVVAQGGRIIALSARSLYDEMRENNFRSDLYYRIAGARLHITPLRERPAEIAQLLRQIVRSHAAENGRRELRFLPGAMAVLKSYAWPGNLLEMRNLVTALDALSPTGLIEERTLPREFREPTRRNGRETLRDVERAGILDALEAEDGNLSRVAKRLGIARSTLYLKLDSYGIATRRKT; from the coding sequence ATGGTCAAAAAGAAGGAATGGGAGGACTTCATGGCCGTGGGGCGGGTGCCCTCGGGCATGCGTCATGACATTCTCGCAAGCTGGAAACGTTCGGTCCGTCACGCGGTCGCGGACCGCACGCGGGCGCCGATTGTCAATGAGGATGAGCTGGAAGGCCGGCGTATGCGGGCGCGGCGGCTGGGCTCGGCCGCGCGCAACGCGCTGAACCGGGCCGGCAGCCTGCTGATCGGAACCCGCGACATTCTCTTGCTCAGCGATGACGCGGGCGTGGTGATCGACGCCGTCGGCGACCCTCACACGCTTGCCCGCGCCCGGGAGAACCATCTGCACACCGGCGGGCGCTGGATCGAGGAGGCGATCGGCACCAATGCCATTGGTACGGCGCTGCATCTCGGCCTGCCGACGCTGATACAGGAGGCCGAGCATTTCTGCGAGGCGATCCAGCGCTGGAATTGCGCGGCGACGCCGATCACCGATCCGGCAACAGGCCGTATCCTTGGCGTGATCGATATTTCCTGGCCCGGCGAGATTCGGCAATCGAATGCGCTCGCGCTTTCATCCGCGCTGGCTCTGCAGATGGAAACTGAGCTGACCCTCATGCTCGATCACGAGAGGGGCGTTCTGCTGGAACATTCCCATGTCCGGCGTATGCATCACGGCCGCGGCCCGATGCTGATCCTGGATCGCAACGGCGCAAACGTGTTTGCGACCGACGATTTGGCGCATATGTCCGATGATATCGATCTCGGCGATTTACGAAGCCGTCTGCCGTCACTGATAAACCAGCCTGCCGGGCAGATCGGCGAGGCTCTGGCCGAGTGCCTGCCGGGCGCCGATGTCGAAGTCATCACCAACCGGGATGACCCGATCGGCGTTCTGATCGCGCTGCGGTCTTCGCGACTGCGCGCGGCTGCAGCCAGGCCGGCCGGCATGGAACTGAGCCAGATTGCGAGCGCCGGCGATACTTCGGCGGAACTTTGCGCGCAGGCCCGGCGGCTTGCCGAAACGGGTATCTCAATCCTGATTGAAGGCGAAACAGGGACCGGAAAGAGCTTTCTGGCCGAAGCCATTCATGCCGCGAGCGCGCTATCGAATGAGCCATTCGAAATGATCGACTGTGCCCGGCTGACGGAAGAGACGTTACGCGATTATGTCACCCCGGATCACCACCGCGCCAGAGTGGGAACACTGTGCCTCAACAGTCCCGGAGCGACACCTGCAACGCTGCAGAAACTGCTCCTCACCCTGGTGGAAAAGGTCGTGGCGCAGGGCGGGCGGATCATCGCGCTTTCGGCGCGAAGTCTCTATGACGAGATGCGCGAAAACAATTTCCGCAGCGACCTTTATTACCGCATCGCGGGCGCGCGGCTTCATATCACGCCGCTGCGCGAACGTCCCGCGGAAATCGCCCAGCTTCTGCGTCAGATCGTCCGCAGCCATGCCGCCGAAAACGGCAGGCGGGAGCTGCGTTTTTTGCCCGGCGCCATGGCCGTTTTGAAAAGTTATGCGTGGCCGGGCAATCTGCTGGAAATGCGCAACCTCGTCACGGCGCTCGACGCCCTGTCGCCCACCGGACTGATCGAGGAGCGTACATTGCCGCGCGAGTTCCGCGAACCGACGCGCCGAAACGGCAGGGAAACCCTGCGCGATGTCGAGCGGGCCGGCATTCTGGACGCGCTTGAAGCGGAGGACGGCAATCTTTCGCGTGTGGCCAAACGGCTCGGCATTGCCCGCTCCACGCTCTATCTCAAGCTTGACAGCTACGGGATAGCGACCCGGCGAAAAACCTGA
- a CDS encoding IS5 family transposase — protein MYYRLILRDEQWERISRHSIGDDRTRGSSGRDNRMFVEAVLWIVRTGSPWRDLPEVFGEWNSVFRRFSRWSKKGIWWRMFAAMSDDPDFEYLIVDSTIVRAHQHTAGAKKGAEDQALGRSRGGLSTKIHMAVRGLGCPVRFTLTAGQKGDAPQADALIEGLPADIVMADTAYDSDRLRDAIADKGAVAVIPNNPSRARKYPLDKDLYAQRHLIECCFSKLKHFRRVATRFEKTPL, from the coding sequence GTGTATTACCGGTTGATCCTTCGGGACGAGCAGTGGGAGCGGATATCGCGGCACAGCATTGGTGATGATCGGACGCGTGGGTCGTCGGGTCGCGACAACAGGATGTTTGTGGAAGCCGTGCTGTGGATCGTGCGCACCGGCTCGCCCTGGCGTGACCTGCCGGAAGTGTTCGGCGAATGGAACAGTGTCTTCCGCCGCTTCAGCCGCTGGAGCAAAAAGGGCATCTGGTGGCGTATGTTCGCGGCGATGTCCGATGATCCGGACTTCGAATATCTGATTGTCGATTCCACCATCGTCCGCGCTCATCAGCATACCGCTGGTGCAAAAAAAGGGGCTGAAGATCAAGCCCTTGGCCGCTCTCGCGGGGGCCTGAGCACCAAAATCCACATGGCGGTGCGCGGTCTCGGTTGCCCGGTCCGCTTCACACTGACCGCAGGCCAAAAGGGCGATGCGCCACAAGCCGATGCCCTGATCGAGGGCCTGCCTGCCGATATCGTCATGGCCGACACCGCCTATGACAGCGATCGCCTACGCGATGCCATCGCGGACAAAGGCGCTGTGGCGGTGATTCCTAACAATCCCTCCCGTGCCCGGAAATACCCACTCGACAAGGACCTTTATGCCCAGCGCCACCTCATCGAATGCTGCTTCTCCAAGCTCAAGCATTTCCGCAGGGTCGCAACGCGCTTCGAGAAGACACCTCTATAG
- a CDS encoding response regulator transcription factor, producing MLNETIDFERIYALWDELADFEVSRMPAARVHLLSAVCNMIDARQADWIGAVRLVDNMHRDPLFGWRPRCLSALYPDNQTARIIQEAFALMEQGTPDITTIRNAELAGKFRVFMLHQLATPEWFESYAYKTFYRGIDRLDSIWVGIPINADAEIQVGFHRALSQSPFSERDRQVVSHALRGIRWFYRLQMLSEGIGVASEPLTPMEGNVLQGLLQGLSERKIAETNGQSPHTVHDHVKRIYRKYSVSSRSALMALWLGEIPPEQGIPNSTELNDKHSRNRISQS from the coding sequence ATGTTGAACGAAACAATCGATTTCGAGCGAATTTATGCGCTCTGGGACGAGTTGGCTGATTTTGAGGTATCTCGCATGCCAGCGGCGCGCGTGCATCTGCTCTCGGCGGTTTGCAACATGATTGATGCGCGACAGGCCGACTGGATAGGCGCCGTGCGACTTGTCGACAACATGCATCGCGATCCGCTTTTCGGCTGGCGACCGCGCTGCCTGTCGGCGCTTTATCCAGACAACCAAACGGCGAGAATCATTCAGGAAGCATTCGCCCTGATGGAGCAGGGAACGCCCGATATCACCACAATTCGCAATGCCGAGCTTGCCGGAAAATTCCGGGTCTTCATGCTGCATCAACTGGCTACGCCCGAATGGTTTGAAAGCTATGCCTACAAAACCTTTTATCGCGGTATCGACCGACTCGATTCGATCTGGGTTGGCATTCCCATCAATGCTGATGCCGAAATTCAGGTTGGCTTTCACCGCGCGCTTTCCCAATCGCCGTTTTCCGAGCGCGACCGACAGGTTGTCAGCCATGCATTGCGCGGTATACGCTGGTTTTATCGTTTGCAGATGCTGTCGGAGGGAATTGGGGTCGCATCGGAGCCGCTGACCCCGATGGAAGGCAATGTACTGCAGGGTTTACTGCAAGGACTTTCTGAACGGAAAATAGCTGAAACGAACGGTCAAAGTCCGCATACTGTCCATGATCACGTCAAGCGGATTTACCGAAAATACAGTGTTTCCAGCCGTTCGGCACTGATGGCATTGTGGCTGGGCGAGATCCCCCCTGAACAGGGGATACCAAATTCGACGGAGCTGAACGATAAGCATTCACGGAACCGGATTTCACAAAGCTGA
- a CDS encoding serine hydrolase domain-containing protein, translating to MSPFRLSRRRFLASASLASASLAFLPGPAFAEMLPPSRTAGVPVPPGQIENAVAALDGIVEDIKARSGVPGIAVAVVHGDENVYAKGFGTRGGDGDQPVTPDTVFQLASLSKSIGATAVARQVSRNVVSWDSRMQDLLPWFSLSDPAVTEKLTIGDLYSHRSGLPDHAGDDLEDLGFDRQTVLERLRLQPLSPFRTSYAYTNFGLTAAAEAVADASGMTWSDLAEEAVFQPLGMNDTSARFTDFMARENRAIPHARTADGFAALYQRQPDAQSPAGGISSSVNDMARWMTMVLAGGGDLIRPEALQPAISPQSFSSRPHSPDERASFYGFGFGVGTDPSGRVILSHSGAFLLGAATYFALIPSLDVGIVVLSNAAPVGAVEAIGASFTDMVQTGEVTRDWFSGYASLFAGFYTPLGVTAGEPFPQAAAAAPAAGYFIGRYSHPYFGTVEVREDANGGLVLLAGPEQEAFQLMPWDGAMMVFDMNAENAPAGSRSSATFSGGTEKAETLEVELFVENGPARFKRI from the coding sequence ATGTCGCCTTTCAGGCTTTCGCGTCGCCGTTTTCTGGCTTCCGCTTCACTGGCTTCGGCCTCGCTCGCGTTCCTGCCGGGCCCCGCATTTGCCGAAATGCTGCCACCCTCCCGCACGGCGGGCGTTCCGGTGCCGCCTGGGCAGATTGAAAACGCCGTAGCTGCCCTTGACGGCATTGTCGAAGACATAAAAGCCCGTAGCGGCGTGCCGGGTATTGCCGTTGCCGTGGTCCATGGTGACGAAAACGTCTATGCCAAAGGCTTTGGCACGCGCGGCGGCGACGGCGATCAGCCCGTCACACCCGATACAGTGTTCCAACTGGCCTCGCTCTCCAAATCCATTGGCGCGACTGCCGTTGCGAGACAGGTCAGCAGAAACGTGGTTTCCTGGGACAGCCGGATGCAGGATTTACTCCCCTGGTTTTCGCTCTCGGATCCGGCTGTCACCGAAAAGCTGACGATCGGTGACCTTTACAGCCATCGTTCCGGCCTGCCGGATCATGCGGGAGACGATCTCGAAGACCTCGGCTTCGACCGCCAGACGGTTCTCGAGCGGCTCAGACTGCAGCCGCTCTCACCATTCCGTACCAGCTATGCCTATACGAATTTTGGCCTGACGGCGGCAGCAGAAGCCGTCGCCGACGCTTCAGGCATGACGTGGAGCGATCTTGCCGAAGAGGCTGTGTTTCAGCCGCTCGGGATGAACGACACCAGCGCCCGTTTTACCGATTTCATGGCGCGGGAAAACCGCGCGATCCCACATGCCAGAACCGCAGATGGTTTCGCCGCGCTCTATCAGCGTCAGCCCGATGCCCAGTCACCGGCAGGCGGCATAAGTTCGTCGGTCAATGACATGGCGAGATGGATGACGATGGTGCTGGCCGGCGGCGGCGATCTCATCCGGCCGGAAGCCCTGCAGCCGGCGATCAGCCCGCAGAGCTTTTCAAGCAGGCCGCATAGCCCGGATGAGCGCGCGAGCTTTTATGGCTTTGGTTTTGGCGTCGGCACAGATCCCAGCGGACGGGTTATCCTCAGTCATTCCGGCGCTTTCCTCCTTGGCGCGGCAACCTATTTCGCGTTGATCCCGTCCCTTGATGTCGGCATTGTCGTGCTTTCGAACGCGGCCCCGGTCGGCGCGGTCGAGGCAATCGGCGCAAGCTTTACCGATATGGTGCAGACGGGCGAAGTCACCCGCGACTGGTTTTCAGGCTATGCGAGCCTGTTTGCCGGGTTCTATACCCCGCTTGGGGTGACGGCCGGAGAACCTTTCCCCCAGGCTGCCGCGGCTGCTCCTGCCGCCGGCTATTTTATCGGTCGCTACAGCCATCCGTACTTCGGAACCGTCGAGGTGCGCGAAGACGCCAATGGCGGTCTGGTCTTGCTGGCCGGCCCCGAGCAAGAGGCATTTCAACTGATGCCATGGGACGGCGCAATGATGGTATTCGACATGAACGCCGAAAATGCACCTGCCGGTTCACGCTCCTCAGCGACATTTTCGGGTGGCACGGAAAAAGCCGAAACACTGGAGGTTGAACTGTTTGTCGAGAACGGGCCAGCGCGTTTCAAAAGGATATAG
- a CDS encoding hydantoinase/oxoprolinase family protein, with protein MTIIEKNRRSVQVLGIDAGGTMTDTFFVDADGDFVVGKAQSTPDNEARGLLESSREGLEHWGLSLEEALGSIQTGVYSGTAMLNRVVQRKGLRTGLIVNAGMEDFHRMGRACQAYLGMAYEDRIHLNTHYYDEPLVPRHLTRGVMERVDMFGTVVIPLREETARQAAKDLIAQDVEGIVISLLHSYKNPGHERRVRDIVAEEIEKAGKNIPVFASTDYYPVRKETHRTNTTILEAFAAEPSRQTLRKISTEFKENGSKFDFRVMATHGGTISWKAKELARTIVSGPIGGVIGAKYLGEVLGYKNIACSDIGGTSFDVALITQGELTIQNDPDMARLVLSLPLVGLDSVGAGAGSFIRLDPYTKAIKLGPDSAGYRVGVCWAESGIDTVTISDCHVILGYLNPDNFLGGQVKLDRQRAYDAMKEQIADPLGLSVEEAAAGVIELLDSELRDYLRSMISGKGYSPSSFTCFSYGGAGPVHTYGYTEGLGFEDVIVPAWAAGFSAFGCAAADFEYRYDKSLDINIEETASDDAKEIEAKTLNEAWHELAERVLEEFELNGYSRDQVRLQPGYRMQYRGQLNDLEIDSPIETARTAMDWDKLVDAFNDTYGRVYAASARSPELGFSVTGAIMRGTVPIPKPRIPKEEEGSPTPSEEAKIGTRKFYRKGKWVDAQLYRMESLTPGNRVTGPAIIESDATTFVVPGGFETWLDGHRLFHLKEV; from the coding sequence GTGACAATAATCGAGAAAAACAGGCGTTCCGTGCAGGTGCTTGGCATCGATGCGGGCGGAACGATGACCGATACGTTCTTCGTCGATGCCGACGGGGATTTCGTTGTCGGCAAGGCGCAGTCGACGCCCGACAATGAGGCGCGCGGCCTGCTCGAATCCAGCCGTGAGGGGTTGGAGCACTGGGGCCTGTCGCTTGAGGAGGCGCTTGGCTCGATCCAGACCGGGGTTTATTCCGGCACGGCGATGCTCAATCGCGTGGTGCAGCGCAAGGGCCTCAGGACCGGTCTGATCGTCAATGCGGGAATGGAGGATTTTCACCGCATGGGACGCGCCTGCCAGGCCTATCTGGGCATGGCTTACGAAGACCGCATCCATCTCAACACCCACTATTATGACGAGCCGCTGGTGCCGCGTCACCTGACGCGCGGGGTGATGGAACGGGTCGACATGTTCGGCACGGTGGTCATTCCGCTGCGTGAGGAAACCGCGCGCCAGGCGGCGAAGGATCTCATCGCGCAGGATGTCGAAGGCATCGTGATCTCGCTTCTGCACAGCTACAAGAATCCCGGGCATGAACGCCGGGTGCGCGACATCGTGGCTGAGGAGATTGAAAAGGCTGGCAAGAACATCCCGGTCTTCGCCTCGACCGATTATTATCCGGTGCGCAAGGAAACCCACCGCACCAATACCACGATCCTCGAGGCCTTCGCCGCCGAGCCGTCGCGCCAGACGCTCAGGAAGATCTCGACGGAATTCAAGGAAAATGGTTCGAAATTCGATTTCCGGGTGATGGCCACGCATGGCGGCACGATCTCGTGGAAGGCCAAGGAACTGGCGCGCACCATCGTCTCCGGCCCCATCGGCGGGGTGATCGGCGCTAAATATCTGGGTGAGGTTCTGGGCTACAAGAACATCGCCTGCTCCGATATCGGCGGAACATCCTTCGACGTCGCGCTGATCACCCAGGGTGAGCTGACCATTCAGAACGACCCCGACATGGCCCGCCTTGTGCTGTCGCTGCCGCTGGTCGGTCTGGATTCCGTCGGTGCGGGCGCCGGTTCCTTCATCCGCCTCGATCCCTATACGAAGGCGATCAAGCTGGGGCCGGATTCGGCGGGCTATCGTGTCGGCGTATGCTGGGCCGAAAGCGGGATCGACACGGTAACGATTTCCGATTGCCATGTCATTCTCGGTTATCTCAACCCCGACAACTTCCTCGGCGGCCAGGTCAAGCTCGACCGGCAGCGCGCCTATGACGCGATGAAGGAGCAGATCGCCGATCCGCTCGGTCTCAGCGTCGAAGAAGCGGCGGCCGGCGTCATCGAACTGCTGGACAGCGAGCTGCGCGATTACCTGCGCTCGATGATTTCGGGCAAGGGCTATTCGCCGTCCTCCTTCACCTGCTTCAGCTATGGCGGCGCGGGGCCGGTCCATACCTATGGCTATACCGAGGGGCTGGGCTTCGAGGATGTGATCGTTCCGGCCTGGGCGGCGGGCTTCTCGGCGTTCGGCTGCGCGGCGGCGGATTTCGAATATCGCTACGACAAGTCGCTCGACATCAACATCGAGGAGACAGCGTCGGACGATGCCAAGGAAATCGAGGCCAAAACCCTCAACGAGGCCTGGCACGAACTGGCCGAGCGGGTGCTCGAGGAATTCGAGTTGAACGGCTATTCGCGCGATCAGGTGCGCCTGCAACCCGGCTACCGGATGCAGTATCGCGGCCAGCTCAACGACCTGGAGATCGACAGCCCCATCGAAACGGCCAGGACCGCCATGGACTGGGACAAGCTGGTCGATGCCTTCAATGATACTTACGGGCGGGTATATGCCGCCTCCGCGCGGTCGCCGGAGCTCGGCTTTTCCGTGACCGGCGCGATCATGCGCGGCACCGTGCCCATTCCGAAACCCCGCATCCCGAAAGAAGAAGAGGGTAGCCCGACGCCGTCCGAAGAAGCGAAGATCGGGACCCGCAAATTCTACCGCAAGGGCAAATGGGTCGATGCGCAGCTCTACCGGATGGAAAGCCTGACACCCGGAAACCGGGTCACCGGACCTGCGATCATCGAATCCGACGCCACCACTTTTGTCGTGCCGGGCGGTTTTGAAACCTGGCTCGACGGTCACCGGCTGTTCCATCTGAAAGAAGTGTAA
- a CDS encoding DEAD/DEAH box helicase, which translates to MTPNTDSNATSPIAAIHPALASALAAKGYSALTPVQMAMTNEDHGDADLLVSAQTGSGKTVAFGIAIAPTLLGSGERFDAAAAPLGLVIAPTRELAIQVQRELDWLYAAAEVRIATCVGGMDMRNERRALDRGAHLVVGTPGRLRDHITRGALDLGAVRAVVLDEADEMLDLGFREDLEFILGAAPRERRTLLFSATVRRGIAELARTVQNNAVRIETTGSTEQHADIEYQLMLVRRDEREHAIINTLLDSDSSSALVFCHTREAVRHLTARLANRGFAVVSLSGEMAQSERSNALQSMRDGRSRVCVATDVAARGIDLPNLDLVVHADVPSNPETLLHRSGRTGRAGRKGVCVLIVPENRRGAAQRVLTLAKLTATVRAAPGIADIEARYRRWIIDAAASAAKPDGAEAEFVAELLDRVGPERIAAAFLRQQLAAHPVPEELLPLPTEALENKTSARDRRSADKHASVREPRGPDMQDGVWFTISLGRKQRADPKFLLPMICNAGGVTKRDVGAIRIDDTETRFEISADKAAGYAQQLKQPGSLERGIIIKPVGETREKPRQAKPKFKQDGKPTRKHQAPPADRGKTSKHKSRKPKRPA; encoded by the coding sequence ATGACGCCGAATACCGATTCCAACGCCACATCCCCGATTGCCGCGATACATCCGGCCCTTGCCTCCGCCCTCGCGGCGAAAGGCTATAGCGCGCTCACTCCGGTTCAAATGGCGATGACCAATGAAGATCACGGCGACGCCGATCTGCTGGTCTCGGCGCAGACGGGCTCGGGAAAGACGGTCGCCTTCGGCATCGCAATCGCGCCGACGCTGCTTGGAAGCGGCGAGCGTTTCGACGCGGCCGCCGCGCCGCTCGGTCTGGTCATCGCACCGACGCGCGAACTTGCCATTCAGGTCCAAAGGGAACTCGATTGGCTCTACGCGGCAGCCGAGGTCAGGATCGCGACCTGCGTGGGCGGCATGGACATGCGCAACGAACGCCGTGCGCTCGACCGTGGCGCCCATCTCGTCGTCGGCACGCCCGGACGCCTGCGCGATCACATCACGCGGGGAGCGCTGGACCTCGGCGCCGTTCGCGCGGTGGTTCTCGACGAAGCCGACGAGATGCTGGACCTCGGTTTTCGCGAAGACCTGGAATTCATCCTCGGCGCCGCGCCGCGGGAACGCCGCACGCTGCTGTTTTCGGCGACCGTGCGGCGCGGCATCGCGGAGCTCGCCAGGACCGTGCAGAACAACGCGGTGCGCATCGAGACGACCGGGTCCACCGAGCAGCATGCCGACATCGAATACCAGTTGATGCTGGTGCGGCGCGACGAGCGCGAACACGCCATCATCAATACGCTGCTCGATTCCGACAGCTCAAGCGCCCTGGTGTTCTGCCACACACGTGAGGCGGTTCGCCATCTCACGGCGCGGCTGGCAAATCGTGGCTTCGCGGTGGTGTCGCTTTCGGGTGAGATGGCGCAATCGGAGCGGTCGAATGCGCTGCAATCCATGCGCGACGGACGCTCGCGTGTCTGCGTGGCGACCGATGTCGCGGCGCGCGGCATCGACCTTCCGAACCTCGACCTCGTGGTCCATGCCGACGTGCCGAGCAACCCGGAGACCCTGCTGCATCGGTCCGGCCGGACCGGCCGCGCCGGTCGAAAGGGCGTCTGCGTGCTCATCGTTCCGGAAAACAGACGAGGTGCTGCTCAGCGCGTGCTTACATTGGCGAAGCTGACGGCGACCGTCCGCGCGGCGCCCGGCATTGCCGATATCGAGGCGCGCTACCGCCGGTGGATCATCGATGCCGCAGCTTCTGCCGCTAAGCCCGACGGAGCGGAGGCGGAATTCGTGGCCGAATTGCTGGACCGGGTGGGGCCTGAGCGCATCGCAGCGGCATTCCTTCGCCAGCAATTGGCCGCCCACCCCGTTCCCGAGGAACTCTTGCCGCTTCCCACTGAGGCGCTCGAGAACAAGACGTCCGCTCGCGATCGCCGGTCCGCAGACAAACACGCGTCGGTTCGCGAGCCGCGTGGCCCGGACATGCAGGACGGCGTATGGTTCACCATCTCGCTCGGGCGCAAGCAGCGCGCCGATCCGAAATTCCTGCTGCCGATGATCTGCAACGCCGGCGGCGTGACGAAACGCGATGTCGGCGCGATCAGGATCGATGACACCGAAACCCGTTTCGAAATCTCCGCCGACAAGGCCGCCGGTTATGCGCAACAGCTCAAGCAGCCCGGCAGCCTCGAGAGAGGCATCATCATCAAGCCGGTCGGTGAGACGCGCGAAAAGCCGAGACAAGCGAAACCGAAATTCAAGCAGGACGGCAAGCCGACCCGCAAACACCAGGCCCCTCCGGCCGATCGCGGCAAAACGTCGAAACACAAGAGCCGCAAACCGAAGCGCCCCGCCTGA
- a CDS encoding ShlB/FhaC/HecB family hemolysin secretion/activation protein encodes MRYEILPEKSCFSRIFALLSPLLEASETVAEKAAEAARKSGLPARPDTSWREFLASGILAVGSLLASTFSNTALAQTVERIEQTVAGQTTILERFTPPQRQGTIDITVQDQRQRTPEDEAAKTRFTLKSLTVEGVVTLQGATLSGIWQSRIGETISLADLYQIAAEIEAAYLRAGYLAIAIVPVQDFSSGRITLRVYESYVETVEITSSIPGIHERLSPYINRIAAMRPIRIKDAERILLLMSDLGGLDVEGVLIRPETPKGGGTLRLSIGFDRYSAGAGLDNLGTDEVGPLELSGTVTANDMLGLFDTASLVAVTVPNAPQEMIFLQASQDIPIGFNGLSAGYDLSYVTQKPGGDLKDDDVHIESVIGTARLDYPFIRTIDQSLYGRVEVNLRNDRVDVMGARAVREQIRWAAMSLTYDRQSGPTAFLTSAEFGQGLGHETALPDVPEDYRFARLNFDISHDLGADTAIRLRSAGQYSATPLPAAAQFSLGGDPYGWAFDGSSLSGASGAAAALEISHDVETDWSALPGLTLTTFADYGVVWNEEASADYARDALGSVGVGVSGMFVEKVNFQLIAAVPWYSPENGEDQGLRIFFRLGLPL; translated from the coding sequence ATGCGTTACGAGATTTTGCCTGAGAAATCCTGTTTCAGCAGGATATTTGCCCTGCTGTCACCTCTCCTGGAGGCCTCTGAGACGGTGGCGGAGAAAGCTGCCGAGGCCGCGCGCAAAAGCGGTCTTCCCGCTCGACCGGATACCTCCTGGCGGGAATTTCTCGCAAGCGGTATACTTGCCGTCGGATCCCTCCTGGCAAGCACATTCAGTAATACCGCGTTGGCTCAAACAGTCGAGCGGATCGAGCAGACCGTTGCAGGTCAGACGACTATTCTCGAGCGGTTCACGCCGCCTCAACGTCAGGGCACGATCGATATTACCGTTCAGGATCAGCGTCAGCGCACGCCCGAAGACGAAGCCGCCAAAACGCGGTTCACCCTGAAATCATTGACGGTTGAGGGGGTGGTTACGCTTCAGGGCGCCACGCTTTCCGGCATCTGGCAGAGCAGGATCGGAGAAACCATCAGCCTTGCCGATCTCTATCAGATTGCCGCAGAGATTGAAGCCGCCTATCTGAGAGCGGGCTATTTGGCGATAGCAATCGTGCCTGTGCAGGATTTTTCATCCGGAAGGATCACGCTGCGCGTCTATGAAAGTTATGTCGAAACAGTAGAGATCACCAGCTCCATTCCTGGTATCCATGAGCGACTTTCCCCTTACATCAACCGGATCGCCGCCATGCGACCGATCCGCATCAAGGATGCAGAGCGCATTCTGCTGCTGATGAGTGACCTGGGCGGCCTTGATGTCGAAGGGGTTCTCATACGACCGGAAACACCGAAGGGCGGTGGGACTTTGCGGCTCAGTATCGGCTTCGACCGGTATTCTGCTGGAGCCGGTCTCGATAACCTTGGTACCGATGAGGTCGGGCCGCTGGAACTGTCCGGCACTGTGACCGCCAACGATATGCTTGGGCTGTTCGATACGGCCAGCCTGGTGGCTGTGACTGTTCCCAACGCGCCTCAGGAGATGATCTTCCTGCAGGCCTCTCAGGACATCCCGATCGGCTTTAACGGGCTTTCTGCCGGATACGACCTGTCATATGTGACCCAGAAACCGGGTGGAGATCTCAAAGACGACGATGTTCATATCGAATCTGTGATCGGCACGGCACGGCTCGACTATCCCTTCATCCGAACGATCGATCAGAGCCTTTATGGAAGGGTCGAGGTCAATCTGCGCAACGATCGCGTCGATGTCATGGGTGCGCGGGCCGTGCGCGAGCAGATACGCTGGGCGGCGATGTCACTGACCTACGATCGTCAAAGCGGGCCGACGGCGTTTTTGACCTCAGCGGAATTCGGACAGGGGCTGGGGCATGAAACCGCGCTGCCGGACGTGCCGGAGGATTATAGGTTTGCGCGCTTGAATTTTGATATTTCCCATGATCTTGGCGCCGACACGGCAATTCGTCTGCGCAGTGCGGGGCAGTATTCCGCAACGCCGCTGCCGGCAGCAGCACAGTTTTCGCTGGGCGGTGACCCCTATGGCTGGGCGTTCGATGGTAGCAGTCTCTCCGGTGCCAGCGGGGCGGCAGCCGCCCTTGAAATCAGCCATGACGTGGAAACCGACTGGTCGGCGCTTCCGGGGCTGACATTGACGACGTTTGCCGATTATGGCGTGGTCTGGAATGAAGAGGCGAGTGCCGACTATGCCCGTGATGCTCTTGGGTCCGTTGGCGTAGGCGTTAGTGGCATGTTCGTGGAAAAAGTGAACTTTCAGCTGATTGCAGCCGTGCCATGGTACAGCCCTGAAAATGGAGAGGACCAGGGGCTCAGAATTTTCTTCAGGCTGGGGCTGCCTCTGTGA